One genomic region from Thermoleptolyngbya sichuanensis A183 encodes:
- a CDS encoding STAS domain-containing protein codes for MEQRTHTTPDGKTVIVLMPTGRLDITTAWQFRLKLQESISRLSPHIVVNLSQVNFIDSSGLTSLVAGMRDADKVKGSFRICNVHPEAKLVFEVTMMDSVFEIFETEEEALEGVPRSVATG; via the coding sequence ATGGAGCAGCGGACACACACCACTCCAGACGGGAAAACGGTCATCGTCCTGATGCCCACCGGACGCTTGGATATCACAACGGCCTGGCAGTTTCGCCTGAAGCTGCAAGAGTCGATTTCCCGACTCAGCCCCCACATTGTCGTGAATTTGTCGCAGGTGAACTTTATCGACAGTTCTGGCCTCACGTCGTTGGTGGCTGGGATGCGCGATGCCGACAAAGTAAAGGGCAGCTTCCGCATTTGCAATGTCCACCCCGAAGCCAAGCTGGTGTTTGAGGTGACAATGATGGATTCAGTATTTGAAATTTTTGAGACCGAGGAAGAGGCGCTAGAAGGCGTGCCCCGGAGTGTGGCCACGGGCTGA
- the psb29 gene encoding photosystem II biogenesis protein Psp29, with translation MSDVRTVSDTKRAFYSLHTRPINSIYRRVVEELMVETHLLLVNANFRYDPVYALGVVTTYDRFMQGYRPEKDQESIFNALCQAVGGDPQAYRQDAERLLAEAAHLSPEDVVSKVRESTEPTDGLVGVLRGVASNPNFKYSRLFAIGLYTLLEHMDSDMMKDEARRAAALQSLGDALNLSADKMQKDLELYCSNLDKMTQARAVLEDILKADRKKKEERAKAKKGKVEDGAIATPPSSPSEPS, from the coding sequence GTGAGCGACGTTCGCACTGTTTCAGATACTAAGCGTGCCTTCTACAGCCTCCACACGCGCCCGATTAACTCGATCTATCGGCGCGTAGTGGAGGAGTTGATGGTAGAAACGCATTTGCTCCTGGTCAACGCTAACTTTCGCTATGACCCGGTATATGCCTTGGGCGTGGTGACGACCTACGATCGCTTTATGCAGGGGTATCGTCCTGAAAAAGATCAGGAGTCGATTTTTAACGCTCTGTGTCAGGCGGTTGGCGGCGATCCCCAAGCCTATCGGCAGGATGCAGAACGATTGTTGGCAGAGGCGGCGCATCTCTCACCAGAGGATGTGGTGTCCAAGGTGCGAGAATCAACGGAACCGACGGATGGGTTGGTCGGCGTGCTGCGCGGCGTGGCGAGCAATCCAAACTTTAAGTACAGCCGCCTGTTTGCCATTGGGCTGTATACCCTGCTGGAGCACATGGACAGCGACATGATGAAGGACGAGGCTCGCCGAGCGGCAGCGCTCCAGTCCCTCGGAGATGCGCTGAACCTATCTGCCGACAAAATGCAGAAAGACCTAGAACTCTATTGCAGCAACTTGGACAAGATGACCCAAGCGCGGGCTGTATTGGAGGACATCCTGAAGGCAGACCGCAAGAAAAAAGAGGAACGCGCTAAGGCGAAAAAGGGAAAGGTGGAAGATGGGGCGATCGCCACTCCACCCAGTTCTCCGTCTGAGCCTAGCTGA